Proteins found in one Erythrobacter sp. 3-20A1M genomic segment:
- a CDS encoding 1-phosphofructokinase family hexose kinase: MKTIVTLTLNPSIDGSAEADLVRPVHKIRTSDERYDPGGGGINVARVIRELGGPALAMYLAGGATGSVLDDLLETALIAHRRIPIEDHTRISHAVFERSSGEEYRFVPAGPLVMEWEWRAILEALEDIDCEYLVASGSLPRAVPDDFYETVAALAHRKGIRLVLDTSGSALRAGLVRGVHLVKPSLGELEALAGRRLADGAAQEAAARELIDAGSAEMVALTLGRDGALLVTAQAAIRQPALDVVAKSAVGAGDSFVAAMTLALAQGRDEQDAFAYGMAAGAAAVLSPGTGLCRREDVERLYGELTRQIAPRP; this comes from the coding sequence ATGAAGACGATTGTGACATTGACTCTGAATCCCTCGATTGACGGCTCTGCCGAGGCGGACTTGGTGCGACCGGTTCACAAGATCCGAACGTCCGATGAACGCTATGACCCTGGAGGAGGCGGTATCAATGTGGCCCGGGTCATCCGGGAGCTGGGTGGCCCTGCACTTGCGATGTATCTGGCCGGCGGCGCGACCGGCAGTGTGCTCGACGACCTTCTCGAAACCGCATTGATTGCACACCGTCGTATACCGATCGAGGACCATACCCGCATCAGCCACGCAGTCTTTGAACGCTCGAGCGGCGAGGAATATCGCTTCGTCCCCGCGGGCCCGCTCGTGATGGAGTGGGAATGGCGCGCAATCCTGGAGGCCCTCGAAGATATCGATTGCGAATACCTCGTCGCCAGCGGCAGCTTGCCGCGTGCTGTTCCCGACGATTTCTATGAGACCGTAGCTGCCCTGGCGCACCGCAAGGGAATTCGACTGGTTCTCGATACGTCGGGAAGCGCGCTTCGTGCCGGGCTTGTTCGCGGCGTCCACCTGGTGAAGCCCAGCCTTGGCGAACTTGAGGCGCTGGCCGGACGCAGGCTCGCCGACGGCGCGGCACAAGAGGCGGCGGCCAGAGAGCTCATTGATGCTGGTTCGGCAGAGATGGTGGCGCTGACGCTTGGGCGCGACGGTGCGTTGCTCGTGACCGCTCAAGCCGCGATACGCCAGCCGGCGCTCGATGTGGTCGCAAAGAGCGCGGTCGGCGCTGGCGACAGCTTCGTCGCGGCGATGACACTCGCTTTGGCGCAGGGCCGTGATGAGCAAGATGCTTTCGCCTACGGCATGGCGGCAGGCGCTGCCGCCGTGTTGTCGCCTGGCACTGGCCTGTGTCGCCGCGAAGATGTCGAGCGGCTATATGGTGAACTGACCAGGCAAATCGCGCCTCGGCCGTGA
- a CDS encoding sigma-70 family RNA polymerase sigma factor yields the protein MRYFQRRLSRSEEAEDAFQDFCVKVLRAAWEPQDNGKVDAWLRRVLRNSLIDHYRRRAARQRGRDAYEAEPREMADTPETDYDENPCTCVQDALPALRSDYAEIIRRVDLEEEPRETIAADLGLTPNNIGVRLHRARRAMKDQIEKRCSTCHFRSSGDCDCSPVTHEAQRNSEHDGLKGAAIAASFF from the coding sequence ATGCGGTACTTCCAACGGCGACTGAGCCGTTCCGAGGAAGCGGAGGATGCGTTTCAGGATTTCTGCGTCAAAGTCCTTCGGGCCGCCTGGGAACCGCAGGACAACGGGAAGGTGGACGCCTGGCTCCGACGCGTCCTGCGCAATTCGCTTATTGACCATTATCGGCGGCGCGCGGCGCGGCAGCGGGGCAGGGATGCCTATGAAGCCGAGCCCCGGGAAATGGCGGATACTCCCGAAACGGACTATGATGAAAATCCATGCACTTGCGTTCAGGACGCCTTGCCGGCGCTTCGCTCGGATTACGCCGAGATCATCCGGCGCGTCGATCTCGAAGAAGAACCGCGAGAAACTATTGCGGCTGATCTCGGGCTCACGCCCAACAATATCGGAGTACGCCTGCACAGGGCGCGTCGGGCGATGAAGGATCAGATCGAAAAGCGCTGTTCCACCTGCCATTTCAGGAGCTCTGGCGACTGCGATTGCAGTCCCGTAACGCACGAGGCGCAGCGGAACAGCGAACACGATGGTCTGAAAGGAGCTGCCATCGCGGCATCCTTCTTCTGA
- a CDS encoding RNA polymerase sigma factor has translation MTHDDPLPDDDPDIAARAADAAVRRALVEGHRQILGFLRRRLGSGEEAEEVLQMFMLRAVERSADLRDVRSVRGWLSRILATTIVDHQRRAGKRRKREEIVDPVDLEQLSIEPDDELEEAICNCLYKLLPTLKPEYAEVIWRIDLLEEPRDRVAASLGVSLNNITVRLHRGRQALKKRLEEMCMTCPVHGFLDCRCDEAERWRRRREQLGGRAEI, from the coding sequence TTGACCCATGACGACCCATTGCCGGATGATGATCCCGACATCGCCGCCCGGGCAGCGGATGCTGCAGTTCGCCGCGCGCTCGTCGAAGGGCACCGGCAGATTCTAGGTTTTCTTCGCCGGCGACTGGGCAGCGGGGAGGAGGCCGAGGAGGTCCTGCAGATGTTCATGCTGCGCGCTGTCGAGCGGTCTGCTGACCTGCGCGATGTGCGCAGCGTTCGTGGCTGGCTCAGCCGTATTCTCGCCACGACAATCGTTGATCACCAGCGTCGAGCCGGCAAACGGCGTAAACGGGAGGAAATCGTGGATCCCGTCGATCTCGAGCAACTGTCGATCGAACCGGATGACGAGCTCGAAGAGGCGATCTGCAATTGTCTTTACAAGCTCTTGCCGACTCTCAAGCCGGAATATGCCGAGGTGATCTGGCGCATAGACTTGCTAGAAGAACCACGGGACCGGGTGGCGGCGAGCCTTGGTGTCAGTTTGAACAATATCACCGTCAGGCTGCATCGCGGTCGTCAGGCGCTCAAGAAGCGGCTGGAAGAAATGTGCATGACCTGTCCGGTTCATGGTTTCCTCGACTGTCGATGTGACGAGGCAGAGCGATGGCGCCGCCGCCGCGAGCAACTGGGCGGGCGCGCCGAGATATAG
- a CDS encoding Crp/Fnr family transcriptional regulator codes for MKSACAQQVQSLSSGKELLPEPCAACAARVLSVCDAIDDCDLDRLAAITSVQDIARHQIFVTEGDPADHLFNVTDGTVKVYKLLPDGRQQITGFLFAGDFLGLSFLERYGCSAEAVTRVRCCRFPRKQFAAMLTDFPGIERRLLGIASNELAAAQDHMVLLGRKTARERVSTFLLMLSRRAARSGGTADPVIPPMTRTDIADYLGLTVETVSRTFTQLKKDGFIELREAGVVHLSNLPALEDLSEGF; via the coding sequence ATGAAGAGCGCATGCGCACAGCAAGTACAGTCACTCTCGTCCGGAAAGGAGCTCTTGCCGGAACCCTGCGCTGCATGTGCCGCGCGCGTCCTCAGTGTATGCGATGCGATCGACGATTGCGATCTTGACCGACTTGCCGCGATTACCAGCGTGCAGGACATTGCTCGGCATCAGATTTTCGTGACCGAAGGCGACCCGGCAGACCACCTTTTCAATGTCACCGACGGTACGGTAAAAGTCTACAAGCTGTTACCCGATGGCCGGCAACAGATTACCGGTTTTCTGTTTGCCGGTGACTTCCTCGGGCTCTCTTTCCTGGAAAGATACGGCTGCAGTGCAGAGGCAGTCACGCGGGTGCGATGTTGCCGATTCCCCCGCAAGCAGTTCGCTGCCATGCTGACGGACTTTCCGGGCATCGAGCGGCGGCTTCTCGGGATAGCATCCAACGAACTTGCGGCCGCACAGGACCATATGGTGCTGCTCGGCCGCAAGACCGCGCGCGAACGGGTCTCCACATTCCTCCTCATGCTATCCCGCCGCGCCGCGCGGTCCGGAGGAACGGCTGATCCTGTCATACCGCCCATGACCCGCACCGATATCGCCGACTATCTCGGTCTCACGGTAGAAACCGTAAGCCGTACCTTCACCCAACTGAAAAAGGACGGGTTCATAGAGCTTCGCGAAGCTGGCGTCGTCCATCTCTCCAACCTGCCTGCGCTTGAGGACCTCAGCGAAGGCTTCTAA
- a CDS encoding AarF/ABC1/UbiB kinase family protein, which translates to MIGRLLHIGARAIGLLGLAAYERLRRTPPDRSCLPRRARISLERLGPTFVKLGQTLSLRRDLLSERWLDELGRLQDNVEPFPGAEAQQAVEEAFGQSTEQLFATFEAKPLAAASIAQVHRARLHNGREVIVKIRRPAIRTRIDRDMRALVATTRLLLIIAPRLERLQPLRLVDEIWANLRKETDFRQEARNIRRFNEAFRDWPSLSIPNVVDDLQTETVLVQEMSGGAGIADPSVDGPRLAEVLVDAYLHQFFVIGLFHGDPHPGNLFVMPDGRLCFHDFGLTGYLDNRTRRALAFFLQAFVNGDPLWLLDSAIDLGLLHEVDDRPPFISGIDEIFADYASLPLKDWSLAEAVLRVAHLGPDDKVMLPQNLVVLMRTLFLIESALRTLDPDLKILDTLLARGRDVMKRLLSDETGNGGRARLKAEAALAAHDLPGVLAAFLRRLQSDGFHPAIIVRHEGLETIEAHLDRTGNRLALALVTLGLYIAASLLMLHSAGPRVLGNVPLLALLGYLLALGLSFRLVGAVGRSGRL; encoded by the coding sequence ATGATCGGTCGGCTTCTCCACATTGGCGCACGGGCTATAGGTCTGCTCGGCCTCGCTGCGTATGAGCGATTGCGCCGCACACCGCCCGATCGCTCTTGCTTACCACGCCGCGCCCGCATTTCGCTTGAACGGCTCGGTCCGACATTCGTCAAGCTCGGGCAGACATTGAGCTTGCGCCGGGATTTGTTGTCCGAGCGGTGGCTCGATGAACTTGGTCGGCTGCAGGATAATGTCGAGCCTTTTCCAGGTGCTGAGGCGCAACAGGCGGTCGAGGAAGCCTTTGGCCAGTCGACCGAACAACTCTTTGCGACTTTCGAGGCCAAACCTTTGGCGGCCGCATCCATTGCGCAGGTCCACCGCGCCCGTCTGCACAATGGGCGCGAGGTCATCGTCAAGATTCGCCGGCCCGCAATCCGCACCCGCATCGACCGCGACATGCGTGCGCTGGTCGCTACCACGCGGTTGCTTTTGATCATTGCCCCCCGACTTGAGCGCCTTCAACCGCTCCGTCTCGTCGACGAAATATGGGCTAATCTGCGCAAGGAAACCGATTTTCGGCAAGAGGCGCGCAACATTCGCCGTTTCAACGAGGCTTTTCGCGACTGGCCATCGCTCTCTATTCCCAATGTCGTCGACGACCTTCAAACCGAGACCGTTCTGGTCCAGGAAATGAGCGGTGGGGCCGGGATTGCCGATCCTTCGGTCGATGGCCCTCGCCTGGCGGAAGTACTCGTCGATGCCTATCTGCACCAATTCTTCGTCATCGGGCTTTTCCACGGCGATCCTCACCCTGGCAATTTGTTCGTCATGCCTGATGGAAGACTGTGCTTCCACGACTTTGGCCTGACAGGATATCTCGATAACCGTACACGCCGCGCGCTCGCATTCTTCCTCCAGGCCTTCGTCAATGGCGACCCGCTGTGGCTGCTCGATTCAGCGATCGACCTGGGGCTGCTCCACGAGGTCGATGACCGACCCCCATTTATCAGCGGGATCGACGAAATATTCGCCGACTATGCGTCACTGCCATTGAAAGACTGGTCGCTTGCCGAGGCGGTCCTGCGGGTTGCGCATCTGGGTCCTGACGACAAGGTTATGTTGCCGCAAAACCTCGTGGTTCTGATGCGGACCCTATTCCTCATCGAGAGCGCTCTGCGTACGCTCGATCCGGACCTCAAAATCCTCGATACGCTGCTGGCGCGCGGTCGCGACGTGATGAAACGCCTCCTGAGTGATGAGACGGGCAATGGTGGCCGCGCTCGTTTGAAGGCAGAAGCCGCGCTGGCAGCCCATGACTTGCCCGGCGTGCTTGCGGCCTTTCTCCGGCGCCTGCAGAGCGATGGCTTCCACCCCGCCATAATTGTCCGGCACGAGGGACTGGAAACCATCGAAGCTCACCTCGACAGGACCGGCAACCGGCTCGCCTTGGCGCTCGTGACCCTGGGCCTCTACATCGCGGCGTCCCTTTTGATGCTGCACAGCGCCGGGCCACGGGTGCTGGGCAACGTCCCGCTGCTCGCGCTCCTCGGCTATTTATTGGCGTTGGGGTTATCATTCCGACTGGTCGGGGCGGTCGGGCGGTCAGGCCGGCTATAG
- a CDS encoding type II glyceraldehyde-3-phosphate dehydrogenase codes for MNGNRKIRVAVNGYGVIGKRVADAVARQDDMELAGVSDINADWRSRMVTQKGYRLFGAAKEQADLMREAGLDVSGTLEDLLAAADLVVDCTPKHVAAKNVEIYRQVGIKFIVQGGEKHTVTGHSFVAESSYVGALDRESTRVVSCNTTSIVRTLSALKNAGLLRRARGTLLRRATDPWESHLGGIMNTLVPEPEIPSHQGPDAKSVDSELDVVTMAVKVPETLAHLHYWAVQLTRPAEKEEVLEAFRSSSRIALIRMADGLTAINTVKELMADLGRPHDNLYEVALWSDMLKVEGDELFYGYMVDNQAIVIPETIDAIRALVGQIRDPNESIARTNTALGIGTIAKALGHQ; via the coding sequence GTGAATGGAAATCGAAAGATCCGCGTAGCCGTCAACGGTTATGGTGTCATCGGCAAACGGGTGGCCGACGCGGTTGCCCGGCAGGACGATATGGAACTCGCAGGGGTTTCCGACATCAACGCCGACTGGCGCTCACGCATGGTGACGCAAAAGGGCTATCGGCTATTTGGTGCGGCGAAAGAACAGGCCGACCTCATGCGTGAAGCCGGACTCGATGTGAGCGGAACGCTTGAGGATCTGCTCGCAGCAGCCGACCTGGTCGTCGATTGCACGCCGAAGCACGTAGCGGCCAAGAATGTCGAAATCTACCGGCAGGTGGGTATCAAATTCATCGTTCAGGGCGGCGAGAAGCATACGGTCACCGGGCATTCGTTCGTGGCCGAGTCGAGTTACGTGGGCGCGCTCGATCGGGAGAGCACCCGCGTTGTTTCCTGCAACACGACCTCGATTGTCCGGACGTTGAGCGCGCTGAAAAATGCCGGCCTGCTCCGCCGGGCCCGGGGTACGTTGCTGCGCCGCGCCACCGACCCGTGGGAGAGTCATCTCGGCGGAATCATGAATACGTTGGTTCCCGAACCCGAAATTCCTAGCCATCAGGGGCCTGATGCAAAGAGTGTCGATTCCGAGCTCGATGTCGTCACTATGGCGGTAAAGGTACCCGAAACCCTGGCGCACCTGCACTACTGGGCGGTGCAACTGACCCGCCCGGCGGAAAAGGAAGAGGTCCTCGAGGCCTTTCGTTCGTCAAGCCGCATCGCACTCATCCGCATGGCAGATGGACTGACGGCCATCAACACCGTGAAGGAGTTGATGGCCGATCTCGGCCGGCCTCACGACAACCTCTACGAAGTAGCCCTGTGGTCGGACATGCTGAAGGTGGAAGGGGATGAACTCTTCTACGGTTACATGGTCGATAACCAGGCGATCGTCATTCCTGAAACGATCGACGCAATAAGGGCTCTGGTCGGGCAAATTCGTGATCCGAATGAATCCATTGCCAGGACCAATACCGCGCTCGGCATCGGTACCATCGCCAAAGCTCTGGGACATCAATGA
- a CDS encoding CBS domain-containing protein: MMKMKHIMTPSVVSVTPETPIPEVARLLLERHISAVPVIDASGELRGIVSEGDLLRRTEDGSHPHGSWWLRHFSKKGASAADYVKARGRSAADVMTPEVVTVTEDSLSSEVAHLLETQRIKRVPVMREDKVVGIVSRADLIRGLAAGKDMASPPVSVADETIREQLLKELEQADWAPSYGISVIVADGIVRIWGLVDSQDQVDALRVAAENVPGVKGLELNVESMPPYAWGAYGWVA; encoded by the coding sequence ATGATGAAGATGAAACACATTATGACACCCTCGGTCGTTTCGGTTACGCCTGAGACACCGATCCCGGAGGTTGCCCGGCTCCTTCTTGAGCGGCATATCAGTGCCGTGCCGGTGATCGATGCCAGCGGCGAGCTCAGGGGTATTGTTAGCGAAGGGGACCTGCTGCGCAGGACCGAGGACGGTAGCCATCCGCACGGTTCCTGGTGGTTGAGACATTTCTCCAAAAAGGGGGCAAGCGCGGCGGATTATGTGAAGGCACGCGGGCGCTCCGCCGCAGACGTGATGACGCCCGAAGTAGTTACCGTCACGGAGGATTCCCTGAGCAGCGAAGTGGCACACCTGCTCGAAACCCAAAGGATCAAGCGTGTTCCGGTCATGCGCGAGGACAAAGTAGTCGGCATTGTCAGTCGCGCCGATCTTATACGCGGTCTGGCCGCGGGCAAAGACATGGCGTCTCCCCCCGTGTCAGTCGCAGACGAGACAATCCGCGAACAGCTTCTCAAGGAACTCGAGCAAGCGGATTGGGCCCCGTCCTACGGTATCAGCGTGATTGTCGCAGACGGGATCGTGCGTATCTGGGGCCTTGTGGATTCGCAGGATCAAGTGGACGCGCTCCGGGTCGCAGCCGAGAATGTCCCGGGCGTAAAGGGTCTGGAACTGAACGTCGAATCAATGCCTCCCTATGCCTGGGGGGCTTATGGCTGGGTCGCCTGA